DNA sequence from the Cohnella herbarum genome:
TATTTTGCGGATATATCCCGGAAGGAGCCGGAAGGGAGGAGACGCGTACTTTAATCGTGGAATCGCTCCGATCGCTTGCGGCATCGGCAGCGCAAGCCGGCGTCGTGTTGGCGGTCGAAACGCATGACGATTGGTCAGATCCGCTAGAGATGGCCGCAATCATGAGTGCCGTAAATCACCCTTCGATCGGCGTCGTCTGGGATATCATGCATACTTACCGAACGGGAAAGACTTCGATGGAAGAGGCTTACCGCATTCTTCAGCCATGGATCCATCACGTTCATATTCATGACGGATCGCTGGATCCCGACACGCTCGTTTTTCTGCCGATCGGAACAGGAGATATCGACCATAAAGAAGCCTTACGGATTCTTATCCAACATAAATATACCGGTTTCCTCAGCGGGGAATGGCTGGACTGGGAACCCGCATCTCTTCACCTGCCGCGCGAAATCGAAGCTATGCGGGGCTACGAGAAAGAACTCCTAACCGAATAAATTCTAGAATGATGAAGCCGGAATTCCCATGAAAAGACCCGTGATCGGTAGTTCTTGCGAAACGACTGCCAATCACGGGTCTTTTCATGGCAAAGCATTGTTATATGTTTTATTTTTTAACACCTTACATGTTTGCGTTTGAATCCGATTTGTCCTCTATCTACTGCCTTTTGAATATTCGCCGATGCATCTATGAACTTGCTTTTGGGCTTGTCCAGATTGACTTCTACCGGGCCCACAGCCTTTGCGGTCTTGACCGCCATATCATGAAGCGGCAAATAGGATACCGCTACGGTGTATATAAAATTATTCATCGCGAACTTAGCCCGTTCGGGTGAATCGTGAATCTTTTTTTCCGCCATTTTAAGCAGATCGGTCATTTTACTTTCGGCGAATTCACTATCCGGACGGTTACCCAGAAGCCAGCAATAACAGCTCCAGCCCGCCGACATTTTAAGTTCTTCGCCGCTTGCGATCCATTTGTCGGCCACTTCTTGTGCAATATCCGTTTCCGCCAAGGTAACCGAAACCACGAAATCGGACAGCATATAGAAGTATGCCGCATCGATCCAACGCTCGAAATCCGCTTCGGTCATCGCTTTAGGGTCTGCTATGATTCCCGCAAAGTACATGGCGTCATAGTTCCCCGTAGCGTAAAGCTCTTCGGCCAACGGTTGGTTTATTTTTGTTTTCCTGAAAATGGGCTTCATTTCGCCTGTAGCCACTCCAAAAAGCGGCTCGTGCGCGCCATTGGACATATAAATTTTCTTGGTTCGTTCTTTGCCGAGAGCTTCAAGCTCCTGCATGACCATTTCTAAATTCATTATTTAACACTTCCTTATTTGGGATGTCTTTCCCTTAAGTCAGCACAATTCCATAAATTAGTTTTGCCGAATGTACTTATACTTGTATCCCACAAAAGAAAATGACCGCCCCTCAGCTAGGATAACGGTCATTTCATGATCCCAATTCCAAAGCCGATCGCCCTTTAGACCGGCTGTGTGCAGGGGAGTCGTGTTAAAGCACGGCTCCTTGCATTGCACTCATTTGCTCCCCCTAATATAACACGATGAGTACCAAAAATACATAATCCTTATCTCGAGCATGGAGGGAGAGCAATTCGATTGTCACCATCACCCTTTCTTTTCCTTGATTACTTTCAACATGTTCACGATAGCCGTAACCGACTCGGCGCGAGTCGAAGGCTCGTTAGGCTTGAACTTATTGTCGAGGACGTAGTCAGCGATGCCGTAACGTTCGGCCGTGACGATATGACTTCGGGCATACTGGGGAATATCCGCGTTATCCAGGTACCCGGTTGCTGCATCGTCCGCCAGCGGCAAGCGGGATGCCCGTACGACCATAGTGACCATCTCGGCATGCGTAATCGTCTTATTCGGGCGAAAAGTACCGTTGGAGAAGCCCTTGATAATGCTCAGTTCCACGCATTGAGCGATCTGATTGATTGCCCATGATCCGATCGCATCCTTGTCTTTGAAGACTAAGTCTGCTCCTTTGCCGGGGGGCTTCAACGCATTCATCAGCAGTACGGCAAATTCGGCGCGACTAACGCTGCGATCCGGTCTGAAGGTGTCGTCGGGATAACCGAATACGATGCCTTGATTCACGGCCTGAACGATATTGGATTCCGCCCAGTGTCCGTCGATATCAGACAATGTGACGATCGGCATTGGCGTATTGCCGGGCATTGGCGCATTGCCGGTTGGTTCTACTACGGTAACCTTCGCATTTACGGTCTGGTCCAAGAACGTTGCGGTAAGACTCGATTGCCCCGCGCGTAAGCCGGCCACTACGCCAGCGGAGCTTACTGAAGCGATATCCGGATTGGAAGATTGGTATTTCGCTTGATCCGTGATATTTAAGCTGCTGCCGTCCGAATAAGTTGCCGTCACTTTGATTTGATCGTTGCCGCCGGCGGTTAGCGTGTACGCATCTCTATCTAAGGAAATACTTACTATTGATTTGCTTACCGTTGATTTGCTTATCGTAAAATTTGCAACTTGACGGGGGATATTGGAAGATCCTTCGGGAGGCTCTGGCGGCGGTGTCGTGTATCCAAGCCGGTAAGAACCATTAAGCCCCCAGGTCCACACGGTTCCATCGTTTTTTAAGGCCATTGAATGAAACTTTCCAGCTCCAATGGCAACAAATACCCCATCCAGATCGACCTTCGTCGCAACCGGGCGATCCGTTAAGTCGCCTATTCCGAGTTGACCATAGTCGTTTTCCCCCCAACCCCATACTGTTCCGTCTTTTAAGAGGGTAATCGCATGACCTTGTCCTGCAGAAATGGCGACGACGCTGTTCAGCTCTTTTTTGGGATTCATATTATAGAGAACTTGTTGAGGGTTAAAAAATTCAGTCTCTTGGCCGCTTGTTCCGTTGCCGAGTGAAGCGAAGATGTTCAGTCCCCATGTCCATACCGTTCCGTTGCCGCCTAAGGCAGCAGTAAACAGATGTCCTTGCTCAATAGAGACAATCCCCTTCACTATTGGCACCTGCTTGGGCGTAGGGTTATTTTTCCCCTTAGTATCGTAACCAAGCTGACCATTAAAGTTAGCCCCCCAGGTCCACACCGTTCCATCGCTTCTCAAGGCAGCGGATTGCAGATATTGCGCCGAAATGGCAGTGACACCGTTCAGTTTGGCCTGCACAGGGACGGAACTGCTGGCCGTTCCTCCATTACCGAGCTGTCCATAATAGTTGTATCCCCACGACCAAACCGTTCCGTCGCTTTTCAAGGCCATGGTATGAAGGGAGCCCGCTGCAATGGCGACGACATCGCTTAGATTGGGGACCTGCACAGGGACGGAACTCCCCTTGTCAGCCGTGCCCACTCCGAGCTGTCCATATTCGTTATTTCCCCAAGTCCACACCGTTCCATCGCTTTTCAGGGCAACGGTATGTCCGGTTTTGAGAAAAGTCGCTCCTCCTTCTGCCGCGACGGCAACGATATCGCTCAAGTTGCTTACTTGTACGGGGATAGAGCTCCCCTTGTCAACTGTGCCCACTCCGAGCTGGCCGTAGCCGTTATCTCCCCATGCCCACACGGTTCCATCGCTTTTCAAGGCAATGGAATGTCCTTCTCCCGCAATGACAGTGGGGACCCTTGCGGGTCTCGATATGGGTTTGAAATCGACTGGCGGTAGATTATCCTTTAGTTTGATGTCGATCGGTATGAATAAGTCAACGGGTTTGATTATAGTCGGATCGGCAGCAGCAAGCGGAGCGGAAAATCCAATTATTGATACCGCTATCCATAAGACGAGCGTCGTTCCTAATTTCCGCCTTCTAGTGTGCATTCAAATCTAATCCTTCCCTCTATTGAATATAGATTCATTCTATAGAAGGGAGCGCTTCAAAAGCGTTTCAAACTCGTTGGTTCATTTGCGGTCGACTGCCTGATCATGAACGACTTCAAATCCTTGATCAACCGGCTCGCGACAAAAAAGTTACCGCACACTTACTGCGCTATCTGCGCCAGTTGATTATAATACGGAGGAAAGGAGTGGAAAATGGATGAGTCGATTCATTGATCAATATATTCTTAACGAAGAACAGAAGGAACGTATCGGCAAAGTCGAAGAGTTGGCTGCCCGTTTCGCGGAGAGAGCGCCGCGGCATGACCGAGAGGGATCGTTCCCATTCGAAAATTTCGCCGACCTGCGCGAGGCCGGTTACTTAAAGTCGACGGTTCCTCAACAGTTCGGCGGGGACGGGATCTCGCTTTACGAGCTCGTTCTGCTGCAGGAACGGCTCGCTTATGGGGACGGTTCGACCGCGCTAGCCGTCGGTTGGCATCTCGGTCAAATCCTTCATCTCCGGACGACGCGGAAATGGCCGCAGGACATTTTTGCCGATTTGTGCCGTTCCGTAGTGAAGGATGGAACGATGATTAACACCTTCGCGAGCGAGGCGGCTTCCGGAAGTCCCAGCCGGGGCGGCAGACCGGAAACAACGGCGATTGCCGCGGATGGCGGTTGGCGGATAACTGGACGCAAAACGTACAGCACGCTCTCGCCCATTCTCGACCGCTTCGTGGTGTCGGCATATATCCCGGATGAAGACTGCGCAAGCGACTTTCTGGTGGAACGAACCGATCGGGTGACCGTCGTGGAAACATGGGACGTTCTTGGAATGCGAGCGACCGGGAGCCACGATGTGGCGTTAGACGATGTTTTCGTCGGTTCCGACATGCGCTTATCCGGAAAAGGCACGGATGACGGAGGCGGCTGGCTTCTGCATATTCCGGCATGTTATATGGGCATCGCCATGGCCGCGCGGGATTTCGCGCTAGAATTTGCCCGTTCCTACCGGCCGAACAATCTGGACGCTCCGATCGCCTCCCTTCCTTCCGTCCAGAGATCGATCGGGGAAATGGAAGTCGAACTCCGAACCGCGCGTTCCCTCCTGTATTCGGCCGCGGATCGCTGGGACCGAGAAGAAAATAACCGACCCTCGTTGAAACCCGAGCTCGGTTTGGCTAAATATACGGTCACCAATAATGCCATCAAAGTCGTGGATCTTGCGATGCGAATCGTGGGCGGCACGAGTTTGTCCCGCGAGTTGCCCTTGGAACGGTATTACCGGGATGTTCGCGCAGGATTGCATAACCCGCCGATGGATAATACGGTTTTTCAAATGCTAGCCAATGCCTCTTTAAACGAGAAACCCTAATGACACAGGGGAGACGCTAAAACAAATCATGAAGAACCCGCGAAGGCGTCTCCCTGTTTCCCTTCATAAAATACTCGTACCGGCCGAATCTCTTTAACGCCTCTCGGTCCGCCATCCATACCCACTCGTCCATCTCGGACTGGCAGCGATGAGCCCGGAAAGCCGCAAGCTTGGCCTCGAGATGAGCCTGTACGTCGATTTTCATCACTTCTTTGCGGGTATACCCGAACCGCTCGGGTCGCTCCATCTCGCTCCCGAATGAAATGAAATATAAGTTCCCCTTGCTGCCGGCCCGTTGAAAGGCTGTCGTCGTCGCCTTGCCGATCGCGCAATGATCCGGGTGCCCGCCCCACGTTTCATGAAAAGTAAGTACCGCGTCAGGATTCGTTTCGCGGATCAAAACCGCTATGCGATCCGCCAAATGATCCACGTCGATAAACTCAACCGTCTTGTCTCGGATACCAAGGAACTGAAGGTGCCGGATGCCCAAACATTCGCACGCGTTCCTCAGTTCAAGTTCACGAGCGGCCGCCATCGTTTCCCGGTTCAAGTAAGGCGGGTTGCCCATTCGGCGTCCCATATCGCCTTTCGTTGCGCTAACGAGCGTAATCTCGACCCCTTCGCTCGCGTATTTCGCAAGAGTGCCCCCGCAAATAAACGACTCGTCATCCGGATGCGCAAACACCGCAAGGAGCTTTCGTTGTGTGGCCTCATCTGCCTTATTCATTCCGGAAACGACTCCTTTCCCAAATGCAAAGCTACATTCATCCGTCCTCTATCGTCGTAGCCCGCGAGCAGAAGACGACCTTTCCCGTCCGCCTCGTAATGAGTGAGCGCTTCCATTCGCAGCCAACCGTGCCCATCGAAACGAAGAGCGACGCGAAAAGGCCCATCCCCGGCTACATAAGCATGAGTTACATTGACCTTGAAATTGCGGACGAAGACGAACGAAGTCGCCTCGCTGTGAATATAAGCTTCCGCTCCGACGAAACTCCGAAGCTCTGCCTCTACTTGCGGCTTCATGATCGGGATCATCTGTTGTTCCCTCTTCTATTTAGAATTTTTTTCATCCATATTGTACCACAATATATTCCCTATTCCATTGGATGCCGAGAGCAAGGAAGCTCGCGTGAATGCTTATTATGCTATAATGATCTCTATTCGTAGTTGCTGAAGTAACCTATTCGTAATTCTAAAAATCTATTGGTTAAGGGTCGATACAAGATGGAAAAGATCCAAATTAAGCTTGGCAGAAACTTAAAGTCGATTCGCAATAGTAGAGGTCTTAGCTTGGACAAGGTGTCCGAGCTTACCGGCGTAAGCAAAGGGATGCTCGCGCAAATCGAGCGGGGAGATTCCAACCCTTCCATATCCATTATTTGGAAAATTGCCAACGGCTTGCGATTATCCTTCACATCTTTAATCGAAGAACAAACGGCGGAGACATCCATTATCTCTGTTAAAGATTTGGACCCTCTTATCGAAGAAAACGGGGCTTTCCGGTCGTTCTCGATCTTTCCTTTTAATCCCTATAAGAAATTCGAAGTCTTCCTGGTAAACATGGCCCCCTATTGCACGCATGAATCCGAAGCGCATAACGCGGGCGTAGAAGAGTACATCATGCTCGTCGAAGGAAGCTTGGAAATCACGATCAACGGGGCGGACTATAAGATCGAGAATACGGACTCCCTTCGATTTATCGCCGATCTTCCTCATGTCTACCGTAATCCTACGGAGTCTGCCGTACGCTTCTATTCGATTATCTATTACCCTTAACAGCTAAATGCGCGAGCATCTCCGATGTCATTTTATCCAAATCGTAATGAACCTGGAATCCCCATTCTTCTATGGATGCTCCGCTATCAATGGAATCCGGCCAGCTATCGGCGATCGCCTGCCTAAGCGGATCGGGCTTATAATCGACCTTGAAATCCGGAATATGTTTTCTGATCGCTTCGGCGATCATCTCCGGATCGATGCTCATCGCCGAGACGTTAAACGCATTCCGATGCTTAAGCTTCGACCCGTCCGCTTCCATTAAAGAGACGATCGCATTCAGCGCATCCGGCATATACATCATATCCATGAACGTGCCCGGCGAAAGATAACTTGTATACGCCCCTCTGGCAACGGATTCGATATACATCTCGACGACATAATCGGTTGTCCCCCCGCCCGGAGGCGTTACGTAAGAAATCAGACCGGGAAAACGAAGCCCCCGGGTGTCCAAGCCGAATTTATGATAATAATAGTCGCACAGCAATTCTCCTGAAACTTTACTCACGCCATACAGGGAATTAGGCCGTTGAATCGTATCCTGGGGCGTATGCTCCTTCGTCGTCGTCGGACCGAAAGCGGCAATCGAGCTTGGAGTGAACAGCTGACACCCGAGAGATCTGGATACCTCCAACGCGTTCATCAATCCGCCGATATTCAATTGCCATGCCTGCAATGGCCTTTCTTCCGAGGTGGCTGACAATAAGGCGGCCAGATGAATGATCGTATCCGCTTCGTATCTGTTCGCGATATCATACATAAGCAATCCGTTCGTCACGTCCAGAACTTCATACGGACCCGACGAACCTTCGGGACTGGCCTTAATATCCGTCGCGATTACTCTATCCGAACCGTACAGATCGCGCAGCTTCTCCACAAGCTCGGATCCGATTTGGCCTAACGCACCCGTAACCATTATTTTCTTCATCGCGCGCACCCTCCCCCGTGATCTAAATCAAGTTCAACTCTTCCCCTATCCTCGAGTAAGCGTTCAAAGCCTGGTCCAAAGAAGCTTCGGAGTGCCCGGCAGTCGGCATGTTCCTGATTCTCCCCGTCCCTCTAGGCACTGTCGGGAATACGACCGCCTTTGCATACACGCCTTCCTCGTACAACCTTTTGCTGAATAGCTGCGTTTGCCGCTCATCCCCGATGATGCAGGGCGTAATCGGCGTTTCGCTATTTCCGGTATTAAAGCCTAATTCCTGAAGACCCTTCTTAAGATAACGACCATTCTTCCACAATCGATCTATTAATTCCGGAGTATTCCTAATAATATCGATCGCCGTTATACATGGGGATAAGGCCGCGGGCGGCAGGGCCGTCGAGAATAGGAATGGCTTGCTTCTCGCTTTAAGCCAATCGATGAGGTTCCTTTTTCCAGCTACATATCCCCCTACGACGCCAATGGCTTTGGAGAGCGTACCGATTTGAAAATCGATTCGCTCCGATAACCCGAAATGCTTTACCGTGCCCGCTCCTTTGCCTAGAACGCCCGAACCATGAGCGTCGTCCACATAAGTAATCAAATCGAGTTCTTCGGCGATAAGAACGATTTCCGGAAGCTTGGCGATATCTCCATCCATGGAAAATACCCCGTCGGTTATGACCATGATTTTCTTATATAATCCGGATTGTTTGGCGGCTATGGCCTTGTTTCGTAGATCGGTCATATCCGAGTGGTTATACCGAATAATCGCGGCTTTCGAAAGTCTGCAGCCTTCGATGATCGAGGCATGATTCAGTTCATCCGACAATATCGCATCATTCTTGTCCATCACTGCGGATATGGCGGCCATATTGCAGTTAAAGCCGGATTGGTAGGCGATCGCCGCTTCCGTCTTCTTGAATTCGGCCAGCTTTTCCTCTAATTGCTCGTGAAGTTCCAACGTACCGTTAATGGTTCTCACTGCGCCGGCGCCTACGCCGTAGATTTTGGTCGCCTCGACCGCCGAATGAATCAATCGCGGATCCGTCGCCAATCCAAGATAGTTATTCGAAGACAGATTAATCAATCGTTTCCCCGCGATCGTGATCATAAAATCGTTAGCCCCCTGCAGGGGATCGATCGTATTGTATAAACCCTTGCTTTTCAGTTCGTTTAGATTGTCCGTTAAGAAATGCTCCAGCTCTAAACTTGACATGGTCATCCTCCTCAGATCGTAAACCCCGGAATACTATTTTATGCATCAAGACACTTTGTTGTTGTATATTATATTATACGAATGTATTTTATATTGTACATTATTATTTCATATTTTGCTATGGATGACAAAGTAGAATTCAAATAGAATATGAAGGAAGACCGGTCGTTGATTTGCCTAACGGGTTAATACATCAAATAAAAGAGGGGGTTACCGTATGGAAAGAGCAGAGATTTTGGCGCTTATTGCTTTAGTAGTATCCATCTTTCTTATTCTTAAGGTAAAAAGTATGCAAGCGCGCATTAATGAAATGAAATACGATATCGAACGTTTGGAGGGTCGGCCGGAAGCCTATCGATCACCCCGGCAGGATGTAGCTGCTTCCTATAACGCAAAGCCCCTATTTGCGTTGGAAATTGCCCCGGAGTTGGAGCAGCGCCTCCAACATCTGCTGGCGAGCGGCAAGAAAATCGAAGCCGTCAAAGAGTTAAAGGATGCCACCGGCCTCTCATTAAAAGCTGCCAAAGATTATGTAGATGCTATGAGAAATCGCTAGGTTTATCATGCTTATTCGGAGTACGAATATAAGACGAAAAAACCGCTCCTTTCCGAATGAAAGGAGCGGTTCATTATGCGCGAGGGAGTCCCGATAGCCCGATTAAACAGATTCAACGAACAGGCGGAATCCGTGCGCATACGGAGCCATTTTACCCTGTCCGGTCTCGGACGGGGGCAGACTAACCGTTAGCCCCCGATCCACGACATCAAAGGGAAGCGGTTCGTTCGTTCCCATCAACTCGACCCGGCTTACCGGACCGCGATACGGCACCGTAATATGTTCAGGTACCCGTTCCTTCCCGTCTCTGTAGAGACGGTAGACGTATACCTGATCCTCCCTCCGCGTAAATGCGCACTCGTCCGCGAAATACGGCTCGCAAACGCGGGTCCGATAGATGCCCTCGGCATGAACGGCAAGCCATGCGCCCAATTCCCTGATCCGTTCCGCCGCCTGGCGCGGCAGCCTTCCGTCCGGCTGCGGAGCGACGTTCAGCGCCAGATTACCGCCCTTCGCCACGACTTCAAGCAGCAGCATCACGATGTCGCGCGTCGGCTTGTAACGCTCGTCGAAGCGATAGGAGAAAGCGTCTCCGATCGTGATGCAGCTCTCCCACGGGACGAATAACGGAGCTTCGGGTACCGTCTGTTCGGGGGTCACGTAATTCTCGTAAAGGCCGCCGACGGTCCGGTCGACCGCCAGAAGCCACGGCTGAGTCTTCCGCGCGCGTTCCACCGCTTCCCCAAGCCGGATGTCTTGCCCTTCCTCGCGGCGAACCCAGCCGGCATCCAGCCATAACGCATCGATTCGCCCGTAACGGGTCATTAGCTCGTCGATCTGCGCATGGGTGAAAGCCACAAATCGTTCCCATGCGCCGGGATCTTCTTGCGGATCGTAATTCGGTCCTCTTCGGCTGCCTCCCGCGATCCCCGGCTTCCAATAATCCGGCGTATGCCAGTCCGCTTTGGAGTAATAAGCCGCAATGGCCATTCCTTTCTCCCGGAAAGCGTCGAACAGGTGCTTGCACGCATCGGCGTAACGGTGGGAACGGAACGGACAATCCGGCCCCGTTATCCGGTAGTCCGTCGTGTCGGTATCCCACATGCAGAAGCCGTCATGGTGCTTCGTCGTAAAAACGAAATACTTGAAGCCGCCTTCGGCCGCCAAATCCGCCCATACTCGAGGTTCGAAGCGCACCGGATTAAACGAATGGTTCAGTCCGAAATAGTGCCGCTTCAATTCCTCTCCGTCAACGCCCCATTCGATCTCGCTTCTGGACCACGCCGCGTCTTCGTCGCTGAGCGCCCAAGATTCCACTACCCCGATCTGTGAATACGGCCCCCAGTGCATCATCAGCCCAAGCTTCTGGTCCTGAAACCACTCGAGCCGTTCCAGCAGCAGCGGATCGTCCGGCCATATCCATTCCTTGCCGCCGCTGTAGCCATGAACCCCCTCGTGCACGATCTGCTTTCGTTCCGTCATGGAATCGCTCCTTCGCTCTCTGCTATCGTATCCAGCCAGATTTGCCGGATTCGTTCGTCCCCGAGCGCTTCGGGGTACAGCCTCAGTTCGTCGATCGCGCCGTGGAAGCCCTCAGAAACATTGCCGTCCGGACCGTTCTGCGCTCCGATCCGGAAGGCATTCGGGTTGTCCAGTTGGTTCTGGATGGGGTCGACCGTCTTGCTGAGAACGCGAGTCCCGTTAATGTACAACCGGAATTCATTTCCTTCCCGGGCCGCGGCGACATGCGTCCATTGTCCGGGCGGAATGGACCCGGCATCCGTATTGAACGGCCACATCCCGTGCCCTTGGCCTTGCGCGTCGCTGACGAGGAAATACATCCGACCGTTGGAAATCCACCAGTTAAACATATTTTCCTGGCTACCGCTCGTTCCTTGGCCCAAAATATGATGGTTATACGTATCCGACTCCGGCTTGATCCAGGCCGTAAAGGCGAAGTCCGTCTTGGCGATCGGAGGGATTCGGATCGAATTGCCGTAGAACAGCAGCGCTTTGCCGACTTTCCCGTCCACCCAGACCGGCGTGCCTTCGATATCGTAGTTCAAGCCGCCGTTCGCTTCTCTCGTACGGGTGCCTTGCCCTTCGTCGAACGGATAATATTGTCCCAACTCCTCCACGACCGCGCTGACGGTTGCCTCAAAACCGGAATAGGAAGCGGTAATGGATACCGGTCCTGTATGACCCGTGAACGTAACGACCCCTTCGGCGACGGTTGCGATATCGGGATCGGATGTCGACCAATGCGCATGGGCGGCTCTCGCCTTGAACCCGTCGGCGTAAGTCGCTACCGCCGTCAATGAGACCGGAATCGCGCTGTAAGCCAGCGTCTCCGGTATTGCGATGCCGACCAGTTCGCGCTCAATCGGGCCGCTCGGACGCACCGGCAAGTACTGCTCGGGGTTTTTGCCGCCGCCGATGCCGCCGCCCCATTCGATCCAGCCTCTCCGTCCTTCGCCGTCATCGTCGTTGACCAACAGCGAGAACGCAAACGCGCCGTCGGTCGGCGCGATCGGAGCCAGCTCCACCCAAGGAAGCGCAAGCTCGTAGCGGGTCTCGCTTCGGACTTCATTCCGGACGACCGATAAAGGGGCGTTGGCGACGAGCCCCGCCGGTTGGCCGATTCCCGTCCAGCGATACAACTGCGGCCCCTCGGGCGTCAGCGCCATGCCGAATTCATGCCAATCTCCGCTATCCCCGGGCATGCCCGGCGAGAGGGCGAACTGGATGGAATCCCCGAGCCAGATTTGGCCTTGAGACTGGTTTTGCGAGAACCGATTATCGCTGATCGCCGCCGCGATATATAGATGCTCCTCATCCCATGTGACCCGAACGTCTCCGCCAAGATCCCGTGCGCCTCCGTA
Encoded proteins:
- a CDS encoding alpha-L-fucosidase, which gives rise to MTERKQIVHEGVHGYSGGKEWIWPDDPLLLERLEWFQDQKLGLMMHWGPYSQIGVVESWALSDEDAAWSRSEIEWGVDGEELKRHYFGLNHSFNPVRFEPRVWADLAAEGGFKYFVFTTKHHDGFCMWDTDTTDYRITGPDCPFRSHRYADACKHLFDAFREKGMAIAAYYSKADWHTPDYWKPGIAGGSRRGPNYDPQEDPGAWERFVAFTHAQIDELMTRYGRIDALWLDAGWVRREEGQDIRLGEAVERARKTQPWLLAVDRTVGGLYENYVTPEQTVPEAPLFVPWESCITIGDAFSYRFDERYKPTRDIVMLLLEVVAKGGNLALNVAPQPDGRLPRQAAERIRELGAWLAVHAEGIYRTRVCEPYFADECAFTRREDQVYVYRLYRDGKERVPEHITVPYRGPVSRVELMGTNEPLPFDVVDRGLTVSLPPSETGQGKMAPYAHGFRLFVESV